A window of the Gemmatimonadota bacterium genome harbors these coding sequences:
- a CDS encoding PTS sugar transporter subunit IIA, with the protein MELREFFSEDAVKLDLEGTTKDDILKELIGLLKLGEKDEGMLFKMLKRRENLGSTGIGRGIAIPHCRSLVVSKLRVAFGRKRDGIDFKAIDDKPVQFFFLIVAPPLEVSNQYLPVLGKIAQFSKESDVPERLLGLTEPAQFMALLEEKGV; encoded by the coding sequence ATGGAACTGCGCGAATTCTTCTCCGAGGACGCGGTCAAGCTCGACCTCGAGGGCACGACCAAGGACGACATCCTGAAGGAGCTGATCGGCCTTCTCAAGCTGGGCGAGAAGGACGAGGGCATGCTCTTCAAGATGCTCAAGCGCCGGGAGAACCTCGGCTCCACCGGCATCGGGCGCGGGATCGCGATCCCCCACTGCCGGTCGCTCGTGGTGAGCAAGCTGCGCGTGGCCTTCGGCCGGAAGCGCGACGGGATCGACTTCAAGGCGATCGACGACAAGCCGGTGCAGTTCTTCTTCCTGATCGTCGCGCCGCCGCTCGAGGTCTCGAACCAGTATCTCCCCGTGCTCGGGAAGATCGCGCAGTTCTCGAAGGAGTCGGATGTCCCTGAGCGACTGCTCGGGTTGACGGAGCCGGCGCAGTTCATGGCGCTGCTCGAAGAAAAGGGCGTCTGA
- the dusB gene encoding tRNA dihydrouridine synthase DusB, whose amino-acid sequence MPFPYPTGHPVPLFLAPMAGVSESPFRRLCHQWGADVVVTEFLSAEGIRRENEATISKLRFGNDERPIGVQIFGAEPDAMREAAALVTDTFQPEFIDINFGCPVKKVVRRNGGSGCLKDLGLVQEIIRAVVSGTHLPVTCKVRSGWSEEMRDPVTIGLKCQEAGVKAIALHPRTRTQMYTGHAHWDEIAAMKAALEIPVIGNGDIKTAEDALRMRKETGCDGVMIARGSFGQPWIFKQARALLDGQPMPPTPGVEERFAIALDHARMVQSYEHDPVGAALEFRKHLGWYVKGLPNSADLRKKLHAVNSFAEVEGIFDEYLKSGWMREAEVA is encoded by the coding sequence ATGCCGTTCCCGTACCCGACGGGTCACCCCGTCCCGCTCTTCCTCGCCCCCATGGCCGGTGTCTCGGAGTCGCCCTTCCGGCGGCTCTGCCACCAGTGGGGCGCGGACGTCGTCGTCACCGAGTTCCTCTCGGCCGAAGGCATCCGCCGCGAGAACGAGGCGACGATCAGCAAGCTGCGCTTCGGGAACGACGAGCGGCCGATCGGCGTGCAGATCTTCGGCGCGGAACCCGACGCCATGCGCGAAGCGGCGGCGCTGGTCACGGACACGTTCCAGCCCGAGTTCATCGACATCAACTTCGGGTGCCCGGTCAAGAAGGTCGTCCGCCGCAACGGCGGTTCGGGGTGCCTCAAGGACCTCGGCCTCGTGCAGGAGATCATCCGCGCGGTCGTGAGTGGCACCCATCTCCCCGTCACGTGCAAGGTCCGCAGCGGCTGGAGCGAGGAGATGCGTGACCCCGTCACGATCGGCCTCAAGTGCCAGGAGGCCGGCGTGAAGGCGATCGCGCTGCACCCGCGCACGCGCACGCAGATGTACACGGGGCACGCGCACTGGGACGAGATCGCCGCGATGAAGGCCGCACTCGAGATCCCGGTGATCGGCAACGGCGACATCAAGACGGCGGAGGATGCGCTCCGCATGCGGAAGGAGACCGGCTGCGACGGCGTGATGATCGCGCGCGGCTCGTTCGGCCAGCCCTGGATCTTCAAGCAGGCGCGCGCGCTGCTCGATGGCCAGCCGATGCCGCCGACGCCGGGCGTGGAGGAACGCTTCGCCATCGCGCTCGACCATGCCCGCATGGTCCAGTCGTACGAGCACGACCCCGTCGGGGCGGCGCTCGAGTTCCGCAAGCACCTCGGATGGTACGTGAAGGGGCTGCCCAACTCGGCCGACCTGCGGAAGAAGCTCCATGCCGTGAACTCGTTCGCCGAGGTTGAGGGGATCTTCGACGAGTACCTGAAGAGCGGCTGGATGCGCGAAGCCGAGGTCGCGTGA
- the larB gene encoding nickel pincer cofactor biosynthesis protein LarB, with product MRRDRVEALLQEVVRGALDVPTALARLDEAPVDEIGFATVDQHRALRQGYPEVIFGQGKTAEQVVTIAEHLATRGDGFLVTRADEAVRASLVRRWPTAEVNALGRTVLLRAEQPRARGTAVVAIVTAGTSDLPVAEEAAVTLDAQGHPVLRVTDVGVAGIHRILAKRETLHDAAVVIVVAGMDGALPSVVGGLVRCPVIAVPTSIGYGAAFGGLAPLLTMLNSCAAGVTVCNIDNGFGAAVAAARILGGR from the coding sequence GTGAGGCGCGACCGGGTCGAGGCGCTCCTCCAGGAGGTCGTGCGGGGCGCACTCGACGTGCCGACGGCGCTCGCGCGCCTCGACGAGGCGCCGGTCGACGAGATCGGGTTCGCCACCGTCGACCAGCATCGGGCGCTGCGACAGGGTTATCCCGAGGTGATCTTCGGGCAAGGGAAGACCGCGGAGCAGGTGGTGACGATCGCCGAGCATCTCGCCACCCGCGGTGATGGGTTCCTCGTGACGCGCGCGGACGAGGCGGTGCGCGCCTCGCTCGTGCGGCGCTGGCCGACCGCGGAGGTGAACGCGCTCGGCCGCACCGTGCTGCTGCGGGCCGAACAGCCGCGTGCGCGCGGCACCGCCGTGGTGGCGATTGTGACGGCCGGGACGAGCGATCTCCCGGTGGCCGAGGAGGCCGCCGTGACGCTCGATGCGCAGGGGCATCCGGTGCTCCGCGTGACCGACGTGGGAGTGGCGGGGATCCATCGCATCCTCGCCAAGCGCGAGACGCTGCACGACGCGGCGGTGGTGATCGTCGTGGCGGGGATGGACGGCGCGCTGCCGAGCGTGGTGGGGGGACTCGTGCGCTGTCCCGTCATCGCGGTGCCGACGAGCATCGGGTACGGTGCGGCCTTCGGCGGACTCGCGCCGCTGCTGACGATGCTCAACTCCTGCGCGGCCGGCGTGACCGTCTGCAACATCGACAACGGGTTCGGCGCGGCGGTCGCGGCCGCGCGCATCCTCGGCGGGCGATGA
- a CDS encoding GGDEF domain-containing protein, protein MSALSSALIFVAGAAVGAAAVRWVLFGSGSDAGVSPASPGATGSRLKAPDRSQDALLAAFRPEDIPDPTDALREDQRIIADALRDIAKRRGAIGAVLWALDEEGGGVAVPVASNADDARSSLTPAVMPVLSVSDRDRVEWAARNRMVTVERTPGAPLLAIAPLDASGQIGALSLHFDAAAAPDLGVLRDALVEHARALQSLYGLVRTRGDVARQNFRLRGLIRTAGTLQATRDPLELERLLVLDSLTVAGAQWAVLVRWDHAAGRGEVRAVTHDAMELGVTFENLAVTPDSVVGLACAEGRPQVFSDARAFARAEDTIFGSGTPIRALGSLLAVPLRRGDQDQPLGALVCGHREVAALRATEARNAKNLAVIAAGALETAWAVEDARRNARTDPLTGLSNRRGFDERFSTVIQETDRYGGAAALILVDVDHFKRVNDTYGHDAGDQVLVAVANALADGRRTVDTTARLGGEELAVLLPQTDAMGAREVAERMRKRIEALVVRTQTGEVRVTASFGVAEYVTRSGQPEAVVERADQALYAAKRNGRNRVEVLA, encoded by the coding sequence ATGAGCGCGCTTTCGTCGGCCCTCATCTTCGTCGCCGGTGCCGCTGTCGGCGCGGCCGCGGTGCGTTGGGTGCTCTTCGGTTCCGGCAGCGACGCGGGGGTGTCACCCGCGTCGCCCGGCGCGACCGGCTCGCGGCTCAAGGCACCCGACCGCTCGCAGGATGCGCTGCTCGCCGCCTTCCGGCCCGAGGACATCCCCGATCCGACCGACGCGCTCCGCGAGGATCAGCGGATCATCGCCGATGCGCTGCGCGACATCGCAAAGCGCCGGGGGGCGATCGGCGCGGTGCTGTGGGCGCTGGACGAAGAGGGCGGCGGGGTCGCCGTGCCGGTGGCGTCGAATGCCGACGATGCGCGGTCGAGCCTCACCCCTGCGGTGATGCCGGTGCTCTCCGTCTCCGATCGGGACCGGGTGGAGTGGGCGGCTCGCAACCGGATGGTGACGGTGGAGCGCACACCCGGCGCCCCGTTGCTCGCGATCGCGCCGCTCGATGCGTCGGGTCAGATCGGTGCCCTCAGCCTCCACTTCGACGCGGCGGCCGCGCCGGACCTCGGTGTGCTGCGCGATGCGCTGGTGGAGCATGCGCGCGCACTCCAGTCGCTCTACGGGCTCGTCCGCACGCGCGGGGATGTCGCGCGACAGAACTTCCGCCTGCGCGGCCTGATCCGGACCGCGGGGACCCTGCAGGCCACCCGCGATCCGCTCGAGCTCGAGCGACTGCTGGTGCTGGATTCGCTCACCGTGGCCGGCGCCCAGTGGGCGGTGCTCGTGCGCTGGGATCATGCGGCCGGGCGCGGCGAGGTGCGCGCGGTGACGCACGACGCGATGGAACTCGGGGTGACCTTCGAGAACCTCGCCGTGACGCCCGACTCGGTCGTCGGCCTCGCGTGCGCCGAGGGGCGGCCGCAGGTCTTCTCCGACGCGCGCGCGTTCGCACGCGCCGAGGATACGATCTTCGGCAGCGGCACGCCCATCCGGGCGCTCGGTTCGCTCCTCGCCGTGCCGCTACGTCGCGGCGATCAGGACCAGCCGCTCGGCGCGCTCGTCTGCGGGCATCGCGAGGTGGCGGCGCTCCGTGCGACGGAGGCGCGCAACGCGAAGAACCTCGCGGTGATCGCCGCCGGCGCGCTCGAGACCGCGTGGGCCGTGGAGGACGCGCGGCGCAACGCCCGGACCGACCCGCTGACCGGGCTCTCGAACCGACGCGGCTTCGACGAACGGTTCTCGACGGTCATCCAGGAGACCGATCGATACGGCGGCGCGGCGGCGCTCATCCTCGTCGATGTCGACCACTTCAAGCGCGTGAACGACACCTACGGGCATGATGCGGGTGACCAGGTGCTGGTCGCGGTCGCGAACGCGCTCGCCGACGGCCGGCGCACCGTCGACACGACGGCGCGCCTTGGCGGCGAGGAGCTCGCGGTGCTGCTGCCGCAAACGGATGCAATGGGCGCGCGCGAGGTGGCCGAGCGGATGCGCAAGCGGATCGAGGCGCTGGTGGTGCGGACGCAGACGGGGGAGGTCCGCGTGACGGCGAGCTTCGGCGTGGCGGAGTACGTGACGCGAAGCGGGCAGCCGGAGGCGGTCGTGGAGCGCGCGGATCAGGCGCTCTACGCGGCCAAGCGCAACGGGCGCAACCGGGTGGAAGTGCTCGCCTGA
- a CDS encoding NAD(P)/FAD-dependent oxidoreductase: MARTLDVAVIGGGQAGLAAGFFLRRTDLSFALFDQGPARGGAWQHTWPSLRLFSPARWSSLPGWIMPAGAETYPTRDEAIAYLSAYESRYALPVERPVRVIETHADGPRLRLVTDQGEVDASAVISATGSWGAPVIPRFAGDTEYGGRILHSAHYPGAEAFVGRRVLVVGGGNSGAQIFADLLDVAHVRWMTREPPTFLPDEVDGQYLFEQGTARFQALKEGRTPPPPRSLGDVVMVAAVRAARDRGLLRASPLMSRFTEQGVVGPDGREEAVDAVILATGFRPALSHLAPLVTTDASGRIAMDGLHAAAHQRLFPLGYGDWTGFASATLVGAGRAAKAVVEAIAERA; this comes from the coding sequence CTGGCACGCACCCTCGACGTCGCCGTGATCGGCGGAGGACAGGCGGGCCTCGCGGCGGGCTTCTTCCTGCGACGGACCGACCTGTCCTTCGCGCTCTTCGACCAGGGGCCTGCGCGAGGTGGCGCATGGCAGCACACCTGGCCCTCCCTGCGGCTCTTCTCGCCCGCGAGATGGAGTTCCCTCCCCGGCTGGATCATGCCGGCCGGCGCCGAGACCTATCCGACACGCGACGAGGCCATCGCATACCTCTCGGCGTACGAATCCCGGTACGCGTTGCCGGTCGAACGGCCCGTGCGCGTGATCGAGACGCATGCGGACGGGCCGCGTCTCCGGCTCGTGACCGACCAAGGGGAGGTGGACGCGAGCGCGGTCATCAGCGCGACCGGCTCGTGGGGCGCGCCGGTCATTCCGCGCTTCGCGGGTGACACGGAGTACGGTGGACGGATCCTGCACTCGGCGCACTATCCCGGTGCGGAGGCGTTCGTCGGACGCCGTGTACTCGTGGTGGGGGGTGGCAACTCCGGCGCACAGATCTTCGCCGACCTCCTCGATGTCGCGCACGTGCGTTGGATGACGCGCGAGCCGCCGACCTTCCTGCCCGACGAGGTGGATGGGCAATACCTGTTCGAGCAGGGCACGGCGCGCTTCCAGGCGCTGAAGGAAGGCCGCACGCCGCCCCCGCCGCGATCGCTCGGGGATGTCGTGATGGTCGCCGCCGTGCGAGCCGCACGCGACCGCGGGTTGCTCCGCGCGTCACCGCTGATGTCGCGCTTCACCGAGCAGGGCGTCGTCGGGCCTGACGGACGCGAGGAGGCGGTGGACGCCGTCATCCTCGCGACGGGGTTCCGGCCCGCGCTCTCGCATCTCGCGCCACTCGTCACCACGGATGCCTCCGGACGCATCGCGATGGACGGCCTGCACGCGGCCGCGCACCAGCGCCTCTTCCCGCTCGGCTACGGGGACTGGACGGGCTTCGCGAGCGCGACGCTCGTGGGCGCGGGGCGCGCGGCGAAGGCGGTCGTCGAGGCCATCGCCGAGCGCGCGTGA
- a CDS encoding GNAT family N-acetyltransferase, with amino-acid sequence MSAAPDPTGGAVRLRAAAPSDLSAVRALLTAAALPLDGVPPDLAHFLVAERAGHVVGAIGLEDYGDAALLRSAVVDPAVRGSGVGEALVRALLDAARARGTRELVLLTTTAEHWFPRFGFERITREAAPAAVHVSEEFQGACPASAVTMHLRLTPC; translated from the coding sequence ATGTCGGCCGCGCCCGACCCCACCGGCGGCGCGGTGCGGCTCCGCGCCGCCGCGCCGTCCGATCTCTCCGCCGTGCGCGCGTTGCTCACGGCGGCGGCATTGCCACTCGACGGCGTGCCACCGGATCTGGCGCACTTCCTCGTCGCTGAGCGTGCCGGCCATGTCGTCGGCGCGATCGGCCTCGAGGACTATGGCGATGCCGCGCTGCTGCGCTCCGCGGTCGTGGACCCCGCGGTGCGCGGTTCGGGCGTGGGCGAGGCCCTCGTTCGCGCGCTCCTCGACGCGGCTCGGGCGCGAGGGACGCGCGAGCTCGTGCTGCTCACGACGACGGCCGAGCACTGGTTCCCGCGCTTCGGCTTCGAGCGGATCACGCGCGAGGCGGCACCCGCGGCCGTGCATGTCTCGGAGGAGTTTCAGGGCGCCTGCCCTGCGTCCGCGGTGACGATGCACCTCAGGCTCACGCCCTGCTGA
- a CDS encoding arsenite methyltransferase, with protein sequence MTSTTPQEITTLVRARYGAAATRAAEGERSACCGADCCSGEEKDPITSDLYHASEVQGIPAAAVLASLGCGNPTALASLAEGETVLDLGSGGGIDVLLSAQRVGPTGHVYGLDMTDQMLALARRNAEAAGASNVTFLKGQIEQIPLPDDSVDVIISNCVINLAVDKPSVLREAFRVLKPGGRFAVSDVIVRGEVPPEVRRSMELWVGCIAGALEEQQFLRLLGDAGFVSPSIEPTRVYQAEDARAFLKDSGLDADRVSDDLDGAFCSAFVRAIKPASRS encoded by the coding sequence ATGACCAGCACCACCCCGCAAGAGATCACCACCCTCGTTCGCGCCCGCTACGGCGCCGCCGCCACCCGTGCCGCTGAGGGCGAGCGATCCGCCTGTTGCGGCGCCGACTGCTGCAGCGGCGAGGAGAAGGACCCCATCACCTCCGACCTCTACCATGCGTCGGAGGTCCAGGGCATCCCCGCGGCGGCGGTCCTCGCCTCACTCGGCTGCGGCAACCCGACGGCCCTCGCCTCGCTCGCCGAGGGCGAGACGGTCCTCGACCTGGGATCGGGCGGCGGCATCGATGTGCTCCTCTCCGCCCAGCGCGTCGGACCGACGGGGCATGTCTACGGACTCGACATGACCGACCAGATGCTCGCCCTCGCGCGCCGCAACGCCGAGGCCGCTGGCGCGTCGAATGTCACGTTCCTCAAGGGGCAGATCGAGCAGATCCCGCTGCCGGACGACTCGGTCGACGTCATCATCTCCAACTGCGTGATCAACCTGGCGGTCGACAAGCCGAGCGTCCTCCGCGAGGCGTTCCGAGTGCTCAAGCCGGGCGGCCGCTTCGCCGTGAGCGACGTGATCGTGCGCGGCGAGGTGCCGCCCGAGGTTCGGCGCTCGATGGAGCTCTGGGTCGGCTGCATCGCGGGCGCGCTCGAGGAGCAGCAGTTCCTGCGGCTCCTCGGGGATGCAGGCTTCGTGAGCCCGTCGATCGAGCCGACGCGCGTATACCAGGCGGAGGATGCCCGGGCCTTCCTGAAGGACTCCGGCCTTGATGCCGATCGGGTGAGCGACGACCTCGACGGGGCGTTCTGCAGCGCGTTCGTGCGCGCCATCAAGCCCGCGAGCCGCAGCTGA
- a CDS encoding helix-turn-helix transcriptional regulator: MISTTTPYRSDRDRTDAALESLQRHAGLFHALSDPRRLRILDLLRGGEQCVCDLQTELACGQSLLSFHLKTLRDAGLVASRREGRWTHYRLAADGIEHAEQAVAAYKVPAAERRRLPVACCG, translated from the coding sequence ATGATCTCGACGACCACACCGTACCGGAGCGACCGCGACCGGACGGATGCCGCCCTGGAGAGCCTACAGCGTCACGCCGGGCTCTTCCACGCGCTCTCCGACCCACGTCGGCTGCGGATCCTGGACCTGCTCCGCGGCGGCGAGCAGTGCGTCTGCGACCTCCAGACCGAACTCGCCTGCGGCCAGTCCCTGCTCTCCTTCCATCTCAAGACCCTGCGCGACGCGGGTCTCGTGGCCTCGCGACGTGAGGGACGCTGGACTCACTACCGCCTGGCCGCTGATGGGATCGAGCACGCGGAGCAGGCCGTCGCCGCGTACAAGGTGCCCGCCGCCGAACGCCGACGACTTCCGGTCGCCTGTTGCGGCTGA